The following proteins come from a genomic window of Oncorhynchus mykiss isolate Arlee chromosome 19, USDA_OmykA_1.1, whole genome shotgun sequence:
- the LOC110534549 gene encoding ras GTPase-activating protein-binding protein 2 isoform X7: MVMEKPSPLLVGREFVRQYYTLLNKAPDFLHRFYGRNSSYVHGGLDSNGKLAEAVYGQAEIHKKVLSLQFQECHTKIRHVDAHATLTDGVVVQVLGELSNNGQPMRKFMQTFVLAPEGSVANKFYVHNDIFRYEDEVFGDSEAELDEESEEEVEEEQEERQPSPEPLQDSPNSTTYYEPHPVINGVEEPMEEPAPEPEPEPEPEPEVEELKPDVEEKVMEELEEKAPSPVPVESPPSTQEAPKTFSWASVTSKNLPPSGTGPSSGIPPHVVKAPSSQPRAETKLESQMAPLRGPRDQRPRDRPAFVQRASRPGRGEADPGEMDSRRIIRYPDSHQLFVGNLPHDIDEAELKDFFMTFGNVVELRINTKGVGGKLPNFGFVVFDDSDPVQRILGAKPIMFRGEVRLNVEEKKTRAVREREVRGGDDRRDMGRRGDRGPGGPRGGMVAGSGMMRDGRGPPPRGGMGAPKPGLGSGRGAGGSAEGRFTTQRR; encoded by the exons ATGGTGATGGAGAAGCCAAGTCCCCTGCTTGTAGGGCGGGAGTTTGTGAGGCAGTATTACACACTCTTAAACAAAGCACCCGATTTCCTGCACAG GTTCTATGGAAGGAACTCCTCCTATGTTCATGGCGGACTTGACTCCAATGGGAAGCTTGCAGAAGCAGTGTATGGCCAAGCA GAAATCCACAAGAAGGTCCTGTCCCTGCAGTTCCAAGAATGCCACACGAAGATCAGACACGTGGACGCCCATGCCACGCTGACTGACGGCGTTGTGGTCCAGGTGCTGGGTGAGCTCTCCAACAACGGCCAGCCGATGAGGAAGTTCATGCAGACCTTTGTGCTCGCTCCAGAG GGCTCCGTGGCAAACAAGTTCTACGTACACAACGACATTTTCCGCTATGAGGATGAGGTTTTCGGCGACTCTGAGGCTGAACTTGATGAGG AATCTGAagaggaggttgaggaggagcaggaggagagacagCCGTCCCCAGAGCCACTCCAGGACAGTCCTAACAGCACTACCTACTACGAGCCTCACCCTGTCAT CAATGGTGTTGAGGAGCCTATGGAGGAGCCGGCTCCAGAGCCTGAGCCCGAGCCTGAACCGGAGCCCGAGGTAGAGGAGCTGAAGCCTGACGTGGAGGAGAAGGtgatggaggagctggaggagaaggCCCCCTCCCCGGTCCCAGTAGAGTCCCCACCCAGCACGCAGGAGGCCCCCAAG ACCTTCTCCTGGGCCTCGGTGACCAGTAAAAACCTGCCTCCTAGCGGTACAGGACCCTCCTCTGGAATCCCCCCCCATGTTGTTAAAGCACCAAGCTCACAG CCCAGAGCGGAGACCAAACTTGAGAGCCAGATGGCCCCTCTCCGGGGACCCCGGGACCAGCGCCCCCGCGACAGACCAGCCTTCGTACAGCGAGCCTCCAGACCTG GTCGGGGCGAGGCGGACCCCGGTGAGATGGACAGCAGGAGGATCATCCGGTACCCAGACAGCCACCAGCTCTTTGTGGGCAACCTTCCTCATGACATTGACGAGGCAGAGCTCAAGGACTTCTTCATGA CTTTCGGCAATGTAGTGGAGCTGAGGATCAACACCAAGGGAGTCGGAGGAAAGCTGCCCAACTTTGGCTTTGTGGTCTTTGACGACTCTGACCCTGTCCAGAGAATCCTGGGGGCGAAG cccatcATGTTCCGTGGCGAGGTGCGTCTGAACGTAGAGGAGAAGAAGACCAGGGCGGTGCGTGAGCGGGAGGTCCGTGGCGGAGACGACCGCAGAGACATGGGGAGACGTGGCGACAGGGGGCCCGGCGGCCCGCGAGGAGGCATGGTAGCCGGCAGCGGGATGATGCGTGACGGCAGGGGCCCACCACCCAGGGGCGGCATGGGTGCTCCCAAGCCCGGTCTGGGCTCtggaagaggagcaggaggatcCGCCGAGGGCCGCTTCACCACCCAGCGCCGCTGA